Genomic DNA from Hypomesus transpacificus isolate Combined female chromosome 19, fHypTra1, whole genome shotgun sequence:
ACCATCCCTCTCACTTGTCATGTTAACAAATTAAATTATGTTACGCAATTACGTTTCTGGTTTAGGACATCAACATCTGTAAATAACATGGAGagattgttgtttttcttgtgtTTGTTTAAGGGGGTCAAGAGAGAAAATAACAGCTTGCTTTTAGACTGAATGAAGTTCTAGATACAAAACATTTCCTTTGGAGCAGAGAATGGCAGATTTGAGACAAGGGATCATAAGACAACCATATTCAGTCCAATCTTCTCCCAATTATTTATTAAGCAAACCAAAATGGATCATCCACAAGTCTTAGTTTTTGCACAAATAGTTCTGTCTGAAACATCCCATATAAAAGGAAAAACATTTAAAGACACAATTAATTGTAAATCATTTGAGTCTGAAAAATTAGAGTGACATCTCCCAAAATGGCCTCCAATAAAGCTACAGTGGTATTGACCTTCTCCATCTTCATCTTTCTGTAAACTCCATTCATCCACACAGTCACCTTTCATGGACCCAAGCCTCCATCCCAAATGCACTTTTCCCACTGGATCCCAAACTCAATGATGGTGGGTTCAACCCTGAGCTAATCTGATCAGATTCACCATAATATGAGGCGTTCTAAGGCCTCTGCCTCCTGGCTCTGAAGCTTCATAAATTCCTCTAATGGTATCACAATAGTCTCAATGACATCTGAAAGGCACTAAGGGACGAGGAGAATGGCACCGAAGAGAGCCAATAAAGACACAAAGGCCTGGAGTCTGGGCTTGGCCTCGtttgagggaaggagggagacaaaGGCCCCGTCAGAGGGAGACTTCATATTATTAGTGTTGGatgggagggaggctgcagaCGGGGGGAGAGATTGTGTGattatgtgcatgtgtggttaACTTTTTGCTTGAAAATGTCAAAAAAGGAATGAATTAAGACTGGATGTTTTGTGTGTAAAGAAAGTAATTGTTTATGAGACACAATGTGTCTATTTTAATTGAATCAAATTGATATGGTAATAGTGTTAACACTGCAATTTTGAAAGAAATATAATATTTTGTGTACATGACTCTGAAAATGACACCCCAAATAAAATCTCAAATTGTTTAAAGCCCTAAAAATGGATGTagatataatataataatatataatctAAAGCCCCCCCAACAATTTGAATGCGTCATATGTTGAAAATACATCGACCTAACTAAATGGATTGTGCCAAAGAGAAAAGTaggtagaggggagggaggcagaagtCCACATTAGTGCCTAAAAATTATACAAGTAGGCCATACTGATTTTTATGTCTCTACTTGAAAGTGAACAATAAAGTTTCTCTACTATACTTCTCTATGCTTGCAGAAAGAGGCCATTGTACTTTGACTTaagaaaaaaacctttattttaCAACTTTAGAAAGCAATTTTAAGCACAAAGAtttactttctttctctctctctgtatatatatatatgtatatatatatatataaacactttcTTATGCATACAAAAATGGTAGCATGTGCACATTGTGCTTGGATTGCAAAGTCTGTCCAACCGCTCTCTGGGTATCCCACGGCAATAGGACCCAGTAACATTTTATTGCATAAGTCATGTGACCAGATCTGCACATGCCAATTTACAGGatagtgggggtgggggaaaacAAGATGTAAGGAGAAAATAAAGTAAAACAGATCTTCCAAAAATCATCTTGTTACACAGTTAACAACAATAGCAGCGTTCAAGAGGAAGGCGTTGCACATTGTCCACAAgaaactaaaacataaaaacaactgATGCAATTGTGCTTCTGTGCTTTACTCTCTATCCAAAATAACAAAAGCTTACCCTAGCTGAATGATTCCATAATTTAAACATTAAAATAAAGTTTGTAAAAACCCTCAACCCTCAAGCGGGGTACAAAGGTATGATCCTATTTTTCCCTTTGAAATAGAAATCTAAACGCTAGTTGTAATGTTGCACACATCCCCTTAGACAGCTGAGTTTACATATTTTCTCTTTGCTAGACCTACTTAACTTGTCatttcaaaaacaaacatttgtcaAAAAGGCAGTTAAAGTTTCTGTCGCCTGACAGAGGGAAGGCAGACCAACACGCTCATTTAAGCTTTCCTGTATGCCGTCTACGGACATGTTGAGCATCTATGTTTGCTCTAAACAAATGCATCATGGACATTAGCACAAATATATTCATaaaatacaacaaaaacaccattgaAAATGACCTTGAATTTAATTAAAAGCTTTGGTATGCATGAAAATGAAGCTCTCTTTACAATACACTCTCAATTGGTAACTATGCAAGTTCCGTTTATAGATGTGTTACTCCATACTTAGTAGGAACTATGCATAATCATATTCATGAGCAGAAATGACATTATGAAATGACCAACCTTGGAGGAGCAAAGAAAACAAGAATGGGATTATAATGCAGTACGTCCCTTCTAACCGATAGAAATAGAAGCTTCAAAGTTGAATATCTTAATAGCCAATCATCTGCCTCCACCTCAGGTATTAAACAGGAAGAGCATCACAGAAGATGTGTGATCAAAATAAATTGTGTgatcaataaaatatattttttaaagaaaaGTTAAGTGAATTTATTTTGACCAGTTGCACCTTGACTACCAGTGATTTCACAGACCTCATTGGAAATCAACTTCAAATGTATATGGGTAGATGGTAGTGTCTGAACACATCACACATCAATGAAACAATTGTGTACTTCCCTGTTTGGTGTGCCATTGATGAGACTGATTGACAAACATTtgggaaacaaaaacaaaaaagtgcTTCCTTGAACCAAGCATATTTGTAAATCCTCACTCGACATAAACTCGAGGGCAATGCTAAATACCCAGTACAACTACTAAACCTTCAAATCATCATCAAACCCTGCCTGGGGCAGTAGGCCCCCCCTCAGCTAGTCCCACAGACTGTTTGTTTAGCAGGGAGATAGCCGGAGTGCGCTGACTCACAGGTTGATGCTGTGGCTCTCCAACCTTTTAACTGACTGAATTTGGAGGTGGCTCTGCAACTCTTTTCTCTCATTCACCTGTCAACAGGCCATCTTGGGGATTAAGTGAGCCCACAGATTTCCTGTCATTACAACCCCCCTTAGCAAGTGTCTCTTTGAATGAGTTTGCGGGTCAAGAATTAAGGCAGCATTCAGAAAGACGTTCTTGTTAAGAAACTGAAAGATGTTGGTGAACAACGTGGTCGGGCCCAATCGGCTAACTCCACCACTCATCGAGACGAGTGCACAGAGAATGATGGAACTGGGATGACTCGTATTTAGATCTGCCAGAGGAAGAACTTCACTATGGATTCCCTTTCTTTCCAGTCACGGATTAAGACACAAAAAGAAGAGGACTATAAATGACGAAGAGTAACTGATCAACTCCCACTGCTTCTCAGACTCTCGGCCCTATTTACTGGCGACAGTGATATGCAAAACGGAAGGGCTAACTCACTCCAGGCTGCGAGTAAATGTCAGCCCTCTGCTACCTCAATGAAAAGGCTAGCTTGCTTTTTCAAAAGCTAACTTACTCCCCCAGCTAGTCTTCACCCAGCGTCTCCACGGCAGTATATGAACGATGGTGCTGGATCACCTGGATCATCATGGAGGCCATATTGTGGCCAGGCTTCAGGGAATGCTGCAGCTGCCTCTTCATCGCTCAGCTGGAACACAGCCTGGTCTCACCGCAATCATGCGGACCCGAGTGCTGCCCTGCTGAGGCCTGTGAAGCGTTCAGGCCGCACGCTCCTGTCGACAGGGGTTCATGAGGGGTGAGCCTGTGACGAGGAAGTAGGGAGGAGTGGACTGTTAATGACCTGCTCGGATATGAGGTCAGAGGGTGGCCTGAGCTCGAGTCCGATTTTCATTTCCCCCAATGTTATAGTtggtatagtgtgtgtgtgtgagcgtgtgtgtgtgtgtgtgtgggggggggggggggagcgggggttGGTGTGATTTCCCACACAAGGAAGCTATTATAAGTGAGGAATCTTGAGTTGCCAGGAAGACCTTGGTAGATGTAATTAAGTGGGGGTTTACAAAATAGTTTGGAGAAGTACAATTCTGAACGCGCAAGTTATAAATATGTAATAAAtttgaaaaactttttttctttttggttAAGTCTCTCCTCCAAATAATTTATATCACACTTAATCTATTATTTACAGTACTGTCTCTTGTAAGCTATTCAAAACACAGGAACGACTGTAAAAAAATACACTTGGAGGAGAGACTTGTAATAGAAATGTAAGAAGCGGTTGAATAAAATCCCCTCCATTCTTCTTTCTTAACATTGTTTAGAATAGTTGTTTTGAACCAATTTCTGctctacatacacaaacactccctGAAGCTACGGCTGTACTTAATTACAACCACTAGCTCAGAAAAGAGAAGCGCAGCAAAGCTGCAAAAACAAACTACCGCAAGAGAAAGTTCTCTGCATCGGAGACTGCAATTGACTGAACACAATCCTCGCCCTCTCTGCCCAATCTTAGGAGGTCACCCACAAACCCATGTAGACGAGTTACATACAAGATACCCCCATGAAGTGATAAAACTCCCCTGCCCTCACGTCCCCAAGTCAAGCATTTGATTCAATCTAGGAGTCAAGGGGGTAGGGGGTTTCCCCTAATTGTGCTTGGCGCGACCTCCTTTTAGGTAGCTCTTCCAGCGCTTCACCACGTCCCTGAAGATGGGCGCATTGTCCACCGACGCCAGCAGCTGCAGCTGGTTAATGTGCGTGGTGTGGTAGTCCCAGCGCGCCAGGTTAGGTGCTGTGCCCAACATGTAGTGCCGCAGGTCATATATGCTCCCCGAGCCTGTGTCATAGAGGGGCAGCATCGCTTTCAGAGACTCCATGCCCCGGCTGAACAGCTGTCCTGCCTCACGCCCCAACTTGTCGCCCGCTGTCTCGGCCAAGTCGTAGAGTCCAAGGAGGGAGTAGATGAAGCCGTTGAGGACGAAGGAGCTGGGCGTGGTGGGGTACTCCTCGTACCAGTCGTATTTGTTCATGAAGACGGCTTTGACTCCGTGCTGCTCAGAGGGCATTTTGTAGGGTCCTACTGCCTTGAGGGCGGCGTTGAGGTATGACGGGTCCTTGGTTAGCAGGTATGCTCTGACCAGTGTGGACATGGCCTGGCCCTGGGCCATGGCCGAGTACCAGCCGGGCTCCAGCGGGCGGAAGCCCTCGCCCAGCTTGCGGGTGACCATGATGGGCCAACCGCCGCGCTCGTCCTGGTTACGCACCAGCCAGTCACTGGCAGCAAAGAAGGCAGCAGTGTGCGCCGTTGTGGAGATGGTGATGTTGTCAATGGCACCGCGCCCACGAAGCACCATACGCACCACACGCCTGGGCATTATCTATACACAGAGGGAGGAAAACTGCcaaatgtacagtgccctccaaaagtattggaacagtgaggccaattcctttatttttgctgtagactgaaaacatttgggcttgacatcaaacgatgaatgtgaaaccagagatcaacgtttcagcttttatttccaggtatttacatcaggatctgatgcacaaattagaaaatatcacctttttgttcgaacccacccatttgtcacgtgagcaaaagtattggaacatgtgactgacaggtgtgttttgttgcccaggtgtgtcctattacatacattattcaatcaataaataccactgaatgtctacactcaggttcagattgggtaagataggttttgtctatgcagactgtattcagaggtgaaaacaacatgaaaaccagagcgctgtctttgggtgaaaaacaagcaattgtgagtcttagagaagatggaaaatcaatcagagccattgcagaaacattggccatagccagtacaaccatttggaatgtcctgaagaagaagaaaactactggtgtactaagtaacagacgtcgaacaggtagaccaaggaaaacatcagcagttgatgacagaaacattgtgagagctgtaaagaaagaccctaaaacaactgttagtgagatcagcaacaacctccagatggcaggagtgaaggtatcactatctactgttcgcagaagacttcatgaacaaaagtacaagggctacaccagaagatgcaaaccactcattagcaagaagaataggaaggccaggctggaatttgccaaaaagtacagagatgaacctcaaaaattctgggacaaagttttatggactgatgagacaaagattaacttttaccaaagtgatggaaaggctaaagtttggagaaagaaaggaactgctcatgatcccaaacacacaagctcatctgtgaaacacggtggaggtaatgtcatggcttgggcttgcatggcttcttctgggacgggctcattaatcttcattgaggatgtaacacatgatggcagcagcaaaatgaactcggaagtctacagaaacattttgtctgccaatttaaggaaagatgcaaccaaactgattggcagagccttcatcatgcagcaagataacgacccaaaacacactgccaaaacaacaaaggagttcatcaggggcaagaaatggaaggtattagactggccaagtcaatctccagacttaaaccctatagagcatgcattttacctgcttaagaggagactgaagggaggaaccccacaaaacaaacaacaactgaaagaggctgcagtgaaagcctgggaaagcatcaaaaaggaagaatgcaaaagtttggtgacgtcaatgggtcacagacttgctgcagttattgaaagcaaaggatttgcaactaaatattaagtcttattcacttaaatatgttttaagtatatctgttccaatacttttgatcacatgacaaatgggtggattcaaacaaaatgtgatattttcttagttgtgcatcagatcctgatgtaaatacctggaaataaaagctgaaacgttgatctctggtctcacgttcattatttgatgtcaagcccaaatgttttcagtctacagcaaaaataaaggaattcgcctcactgttccaatacttttggagggcactgtatgttccGTTCGAGACTTTCTTACATTGCAAGTATAGTAACTGGAAGACCAATACATTTTTGTACCTTATCGACAATGTTTACTCTTAATTTGGTTTTTGATACTTGAAGGACAAAGATTTTTCATTAAGAACCTGTTAATCAATTAAACACAAAAGATAAAATGCAACTACATGAACCAGAATTCAATGCTCCAGGGATAGTAACAGGTCCACATACCTTGGTGGCCTTAACAGCCTTAGTATTGGACAGACCCACTCCCTTTCGAAGGTCAGTAAGCAGGTCGCGGGTCACTGTGGTCCAAGCGCCACGTGGCCCGATGCCGTAGGTAATGTCACGGTCCTTGAAGGCAATGAGCTGACTGGTGGTGATGTAGTGGATGACGAAGGGCGCGCCCTTCTCCGTGGTCTCCAGGACCACTGACACGCTGCCGTTGGAGGTAAACTTCAGGTCGAAGGAGATGATAAAGTCCTTGGAGTTGCCCAATGGGAGCGAGATGCCGTCAGAGTTTTCTGTAGAATTTTCAAAGGAATTGCAAAAATATGGTGTTGGAGACATATGGTTAATGGTTTCAAAGATTGAATGGG
This window encodes:
- the glceb gene encoding D-glucuronyl C5-epimerase B, translated to MRCLAARVNYKTLIVICALFTLITVLLWNRCSSDTALHFLPRAPPVPPSPKGGDASISSQQQQPPQPPEPPPVVGGIKYEEIDCLINDDVTIKGRKEGGDVYFPFSWMEKYFEVYGKVVQYDGYDRFEFQHSYSKVYAQREPYHPDGVFMSFEGYNVEVRDRVKCISGVEGVPLSTQWGPQGYFYAIQIAQYGLSHYSKNLTERPPHVEVYDTAEERDSRPAGPGSWSVSKGCSLTRVHDKGRATSVRQFSAPENSDGISLPLGNSKDFIISFDLKFTSNGSVSVVLETTEKGAPFVIHYITTSQLIAFKDRDITYGIGPRGAWTTVTRDLLTDLRKGVGLSNTKAVKATKIMPRRVVRMVLRGRGAIDNITISTTAHTAAFFAASDWLVRNQDERGGWPIMVTRKLGEGFRPLEPGWYSAMAQGQAMSTLVRAYLLTKDPSYLNAALKAVGPYKMPSEQHGVKAVFMNKYDWYEEYPTTPSSFVLNGFIYSLLGLYDLAETAGDKLGREAGQLFSRGMESLKAMLPLYDTGSGSIYDLRHYMLGTAPNLARWDYHTTHINQLQLLASVDNAPIFRDVVKRWKSYLKGGRAKHN